GCGCACCGCCTTCACGGTCTCGGGCGAGATGCACCGCGCGTTCACGCTCACGCCCTCGGGGTGCGAGCGCGGCACGTAGAAGGACTTGACGCCGCACACACGGCAAAACAGATGCTCGGCGACGCCCGTGTTGAAGCGATAGCTCGTGAGGTGCTCGCGTCCGCGCAGCAGCTCGAAGCGGCTCTTCGGCACGATGTAGTGCAGATGGCCCGACATCCGGCAAATCGAGCAGTTGCATTCCGAGACCTCGAGCTCGTCCGGCCCCTCGACCGTGAATGCGACCCGCCCGCAATGGCAGCCGCCTTGATGCATCGTCATCGCCGTCGTCTCCCGAGGTCTGCTTTGCGTCGCCCTTCGCCGGCCTTGGCAGCCTGTCGCCGTCAAGAGGATACGGCGCCCGGTTGACGGCGGCGCCCGAGCCGGATCAGCAGCCCGGCCACAAGGTAGCAGACGTTCAAACGGCCCGCCCACCCCAGCCAGTGGTCCGCGCCGACGAGCGCGAAGCCGACCGGAAAGAACGACGCGGCGAAGAGGAAGAGGAGGACCGTGCCGTGACCGCGCACGGCCGCGATCACGGCGAACAGCCCGAGCAGCGCCATCAGCAGCGAGACGACGAAATTGATGCCGGTGAGCGCCACGCCCGGCGACGGCATCCAGAGCGCGAGCACCCAGAGAACGCTGACGGCCGCGCCGGCGAGCGCGCCGAGCCCCCGCCCCGTGTAATCGAGCGCCTTCACCTCGGCCCGCGGGCGACGCGCCCGCGGCGCGCCGGCCAGCCGTTCAGAGTCGGGCCGACGCGATGACGATCGCCGCCGCGAGCAGCGTGAGACCGACGCCGATCCCGAGGCCGGCGCCGATCGCGGCGCCGATGCCCGGAATGCCGAACAGCGCGCCCCCGAAGATGCCGGACAGCGTGCCGAACACGAGGCCGCCGGGTACGGCCAGCACTCCCCAGAACGGAAACCGGCTCGGCGGGCGGCTGGGCCCGGCGCTCACGGGAGCGCCCCGGTGAATCGGCGGGGCATGACGAGAACCCCTTTCGAGGTGGGCTTGGGTCCATCATACGCGCGCGGCCGACCGCCGGCGCTATGGGGCGGCCCAGACGGTCCAGATACCCACCGCGATGAAGCCGACGCCGGCGGCGTAGGACAGGTACTTCGGGCTCACGTACTGCGCCACGAGCGAGCCCGCGGCGACGCCGAGCGCGGAGCAGACGACGAGCGCCGCCGAAGCGCCGAGAAAAACCAGCCAGGGACTGACGGCCTCGCGGCTCGCGAAAAGCATCGTCGCGAGCTGCGTCTTGTCGCCGAGCTCGGCGAGAAAGACCGTCGCAAAGACGGTGAGGAAAAGCTTGATCGACATGGTCTCCATCGCTTGCGGCCGTTCGTCAGTGCGCACGGAACACGAAGTATACGGCACCGACGAGACACAACGCGGCCCACAGGTAGTCGAGCTTCAACGGCTCCTTCAAGTAGAGAAACGCGAACGGCACGAACACCGCGAGCGTGATGACCTCTTGCAGCACCTTGAGCTGCCCGACCGACAGCACCGCGTATCCGATCCGGTTGCCCGGTACCTGCAGCAGGTACTCGAAGAATGCGATGCCCCAGCTCGCGATCGCGGCCACGAACCACGGCCGGCCGCCGAGCTCCTTCAGATGGGCATACCATGCGAACGTCATGAACACGTTGCTGACCGACAGGAGGAGAACCGTCAACACCACGTTGTGCATCGGGAGCGACTCGCTTCGGATTGGATTTTGCGCGGGCCGGCGGCCGCCGCGCCCGTCTTCGAACGCTTTCAGCGCCTCTTGATGACGAGCCTGCCTTTCGGCGGCTCGCGATGATGCTTGTCCTTGTACATCGCACGGTCCGCGGCGCTGATGATCTGTTGCAGACCATTGCCGTCCTCGGGAAAAGTCCCGGCGCCGACGGCGACCTTCACGCGCACCATCTTCACCTCGACCTCGAGGGTCGTGGAGAACACGACGTTGCGGATGCGCTGCGCCACTTCCTCCGCCACCGCTCTGTCGACGTCGGCGAGCAGCACGACGAACTCGTCGCCGCCGTAACGGGCGACGATGTCGCTCGAGCGCGTGAGGCGCTGCAGCGCGTCCGCAACGAGCTTCACCGCACGGTTCCCCGCCTCGTGGCCGAACGTGTCGTTGATCGACTTCAGCCGGTCCATGTCGATCAGCAGCACGGAGTAGGGCCGTCCCGTCCGGCTCGCACGCGTGTGCTCGCGATCCGCGAGCCTCATGAAAGCGCGCAGGTTGTAGAGGCCGGTGAGCTCGTCGCGATCGGACAGGGCGCGAATGCGCGCCTTCGACGCGTGGATGTTCTCCGCGAGCAGCGTCGTCGAGAACGTGACGAGCACGAACGGCGCGAGCACACCGACCGCTTCCGCGGCCATGCGCGCGTCGATCGCGTCGAAGCCCGCTTCCAGCGTGGCGAGGAGCGCGTAGCACAGGCACACGAGCACCATGACGAGAGATGCGGCGCGCTTGTCGAGCGCGAGAGCCGCCGTGATGATCGGCAGCAGATACAGGTTCACCAGCGGGCTGTCGACGCCGCCGGCGAAGCCGAGCACGCCGGTGGTGAACGCGAGCATCGCGAGGATCTCGACCGCGATCTTGAAGCGCGGCTGCCGCGAGAGAACGCGCGTGTAGCGGAACACCAGCACGAACGCGGCGAAGCCGACGAGGATCGCGATCACGGCCGGAGCATGCGCAAGCTCCGGACCGGTCACGAACAGGTAGAGGATCACGAGGATCAGGAGCAGCCACTCGACTTCCGAGATGCTGCGCGCAAAGCCTCGCAGCTGCGCCTGCTCGATCTCGAGACTATGGTCGATCGGGTTCTGGTTCATCGCGCCGGCATTACCGACCCGGCGGCCGGCCCGGGGCGTCCAAAGCCGGCACGAGAATCATCGCGGAATCCGCGTCGTCTGCGCGGGCCGACCGGACTCGAGCCGCTCGTTCCGATGAGCATCGGGCGCGACACGCGCCGGAGCCCGCGTGCCCGCGATCAGTCCGCCCGGCTCGCCGTGACCGGCTGCGCGGGAATGTCGAGGCCAGTGAACCCGATCAGCCGCAGCGCTTCGCGCAGCTGCCGGTCCTCGAGCATCGTCGTGGTCCCGTCCGGCCCGCGGTAGCGCCGCTTCGGGTCGTCGTTCTCGACGGTCACGTCGGGCTCGATGCCGATGCCGTTGATCGAGTGGCCCGACGGCGTGACGTACAGGGACGTGGTCAGCTTGATCGCGCTGCCTTGGCCGAGCGGCATCACCGTCTGCACCGAGCCCTTGCCGTACGTGCGCGTGCCGACGAGGCGGGCGCGCCCGTGGTCCTTCAGCGCGCCGGCGACGATCTCGGAGGCGGACGCCGAGCCGCCGTTCACGAGCACGACCAACGGCACCTTCTCGAGCACGTCGCCCTCGTCGGCGTAGCGCTCGAAGGTGGCCTTCCGGGCGCGGCCGTTGCCGCGCACGATCAGTCCCTGGCGGAGGAACAAGTCCGAGACGTCGATCGCCGCCTCGAGCACGCCGCCGGGATTGTTGCGCAGATCGAGGACGAGCCCTTTGAGCTCCTCGCCCGCGTCGCGGCGGAGCTCGATCGCAGCCGACTCGAGGTCCTTCGCGGTCGTGTTCGAGAACGACGTGAGGCGCAGATAGCCGAAGCCGTCGTCGAGCAGCTCGCTGCGGACCGTGTTCACGTGGATGTCGGCGCGCGTCAGCGTGAATTCGAGCGGCGCCGCGGCGCCGTGCCGCGCGACGTCGAGCGTGACGCTCGTCCCCGCCTCGCCGCGCATGCGCCCGACCGTGGCCTCGAGGTTCTCCGGGTCCACCGGCACGCCGTCCACGGCGACCACGACGTCCCCCGGCAGAATGCCGGCCCGTGCCGCCGGCGAGCCTTCGAGCGGCGCGATGACGACGACCTTGCCCTCCTCCACGTTGACGTCGATGCCGACGCCCGAGTAGTTGCCGGTGGTGCTGATCCGGACGTCCTCGTAGTCGCCCGGGGCGAGGTACCGGGAATGCTTGTCGAGCTCGCCGAGGATGCCGCGGATCGCGTTCTCGACGATGCGCCGCTCGTCCACCGGGTTCACGTACTCGTCGCGGACCCGCTCGACGACCTCGGTCAACAGCCTCAGGTTTTCCGGCGAGAGCCCGGCGTGCGTGCCGACGTCGTGCTGGACCTCGCGGCCGGCGAGGACGGTGCCTCCGAGGGACATCGTGAGCCCGAGCACGATACCCGTGGCCATAACCAGAATACTTCTAATTTTCAGCGGCATAGCAAAAGGCTCGCCCCCCGGTACAGGCACCTTAGCATATCGAGAGCAAAATCTGGAATGGCCCCGTGCGGAGCTCGCGAGGGCCGCGCGGGCCGGCCGGGAGCCGCGCCCCTCCAGTCAGTCCGCGATCCATGCGTGCGGATCCACGGGCTCGCCGGCGTGACGGATCTCGAAGTAGAGCGACGGCTCCGCGCGCCCCCCGGTGTCGCCGACCTCGGCGATCGGCTCGCCCGGCCGAACGACGTCGCCCGGCTCCTTCAGGAGGGCGTCGTTGTGAGCGTACAAGCTCATGTACCCGTCGCCGTGGTCGACGATCATCAACAGGCCGAGGCCGGGCAACCAGTCGGCGAACGCGACGCGGCCGTGGTAGACCGCGCGGACCGGCGCGCCGCGCGGCGCCGCGAACAGCACGCCGTTCCAGCGCAACCCGCCGCCGCGCGGCGTATCGAAGTCCGCCACGATCTTGCCGACCACGGGCCACGCGAGGCGTCCCCGGAGCTCGGGGAACGGCGCCTCGGATTCGGCCGGGTAGGCGGCAAGCAGCTCGCCGAGCTCGGTCACGAGCTTCACGAGCCGCTGCTCCTCGGCGCGGAGCCGCTCGAGCTCGCCGCCCCCGGCCTCGATCGTCTCATCGAGCTCGGCGAGCACCGCCTCCCGCTCGCGCCGCGCCCGCTCGAGCGTCTCGAGCTCCGCGGCCCGCTCGCGGGCGGTCGCTTCGAGGTCCGCTTGCACGGCGGCGGCCTCGTCCTCGAGCCGCGCGAGGGTCTCGAGCTCGTCGAGCACCGCGCGAATGCGGCGGCTCCGCGCGCGATTGAAGTAGTCGTAATAGACGAGCATCCGCCCGAAGGCCGCCGGCGACTCCTGGCTCAGGAGCAGCTTCAGCGCCTCCTCGCGGCCGTTCACGTACGCGAGCCGAAGCTGATCGGCCAGGGCCGCGCGCTCGGCCGCAAGACGCGACCGGGCCGTGCGGCTCGACTCGTCGAGCGTCGCCGCCCGCGCCTTCTGGTCGCTCAGTCGAGCGTCCAGGCGTGCGAGCTCCGCGCGCGCGGCCGCCGCCTCCCGCTCGACGCTCTCGAGCGCGGCGCTCGCGTCGTCGCGCAGCCGGCTCTCGCGCGCGAGACGGCGCTCGAGCTCGGCGATCTGCTCGCGTACCGCGCGAAGCGAGCTCTCGGCGTCTTCCTGCGCCGCGACACCCCCGGGCGCGAGCGCGATCAGCGCGGCCGCGAGCGCGGCGGCAATGCGTCCGGAACCCCCCATCGTCCCCATCGGGGTCGCAAGTCTAGTAGCGCGATACCCGAAATACCTATACAGGCCGCTCGGCCGCGGACGACCGGGGTTTTCCGCGTGCTCCTTCCGGCCGCGCCGGAAGCGCGGACGCGACAAGCTATACTTCCCCCTTTTTCGACGGTGGAGCGCTTCATGGGCCAGCTGGCCGAGCATGTGCTGAACCATCCTTTTCTCGTCGGGGGCTTGCTCGTGATGTTCGCGGCCGTCGTGTTCGTCGAGACGCGCATCCGCTCCCAGGCACGGTTCCACGTCTCGGCGGCGGACGCGGTCAGGTTGATGAACGGCGGAGCGATCGTCATCGACGTCCGCTCGCCGGAGGAATTTCAGCAAGGCCACATCGTCAATGCGCGCAACGTCGAGCTCGCCCGGTTGACGTCCGATCCCGGCTCGCTGAAGAAGCAGAAGAACAAGGTCTTGATCACGGTGTGCGATAACGGGATAAACTCCAACCGGGCCGCGGGCGTGCTGCGCAAGGCCGGCTTCGAGAAGGTCTTCAGCTTGAAAGGCGGCCTGAACGGCTGGCGCGCCGAGAATCTGCCCCTCGTCAAATGACGCCGCGAAAAGAGCGTATCGTCGTCTACTCGTCGCCGTTCTGCGGCTATTGCGCGGCGGCGAAACGGCTTCTCCGCGGCAAGGGGGTCGAGTTCACCGAGATCGACGTGCTGGCCGAGCCCGGGCGGCGCACCGAGATGATCGAGCGGAGCGGCCGGCGCACCGTCCCGCAGATTTTCATAGGCGCCACTCACGTCGGCGGTTTCGACGACCTGCGCAAGCTCGACTCCCGCGGCGAGCTCGACACCCTCTTGAAAAGCGCGGCCGAGACCCCGGACGAACCTTCCCATCACCCATAACGAAACGACGAACCATGGCAGAACAACCGGCTCAAAGCACCGCTCCCAAGCAGCTCCTTCTGCAGAAGATCTACGTGAAGGATCTGTCCTTCGAATCGCCGAAGGCTCCCGGCGTCTTCAACACCACGGTCACCCCGCAGACGCAGCTGAACATGCGCTCGAGCGCGCGCGAGGTCGCGCCCAACACGCAGGAAGTCACGCTGACGCTGACGGTCGAAGCGAAGGACCGGGATGCGACGCTCTTCCTCGTGGAGGTCGCGCAGGCAGGCATCTTCACGATCCAGGGCTACAACGATCAGGAGCGCGCGATGATCGTGGGCAGCTACTGCCCGAGCACGCTGTACCCGTACGCGCGCGAGGCGATCTCCGACGTCGTCGTCAAGGGCGGCTTCCCGCAGCTGCTGCTCCAACCGATCAATTTCGACGCGCTGTACGCGCAAGCCCTGCAGCAGCGCGCGCAGCAGCAGGGCGTGCAGCCGCCGACGATGCAGCAGGCGACGATCGAGACGCAAACGCCGCCGAGCGGGCAACAGGACTCGAAGGCCGCCGACGGGGAATCGCCGGCGGAACCGAAAGCGGGCGAGACACATTAGCGACGTTCGACCGATCGCCGTGCTCGGCGCCGGGTCGTGGGGCACGGCGCTCGCGATTCAGCTCGCCCGGGCCGGCCGCCCGACGGTCCTGTGGGCGCGCGACGCCGAGCAGGTCCGCACGATGCGCGCCGAGCGCCGCAACCCGCGCTATCTGCCCGACGCGCCGTTCCCGGAAGCCCTCGAGGTCACGGCGGACTTCGCGGCCGCCGTCGGCGCGGCCGACGACGTGCTGATCGTCGTGCCGAGCCATGCGTTTCGGGCCACGCTCGAGGCGTTGCGTGCGCTCGCCCGCCCGCCGCGGCGGCTCGCCTGGGCCACGAAAGGCTTCGAGCTCGAGACGGGGCTGCTGCCGCATCGGATCGCGGCGGAGCTCCTGCCGCCCGAGATCCCGACGGCCGTGCTCTCCGGCCCCACTTTCGCCCGCGAGGTCGCCGCCGGGCTGCCGAGCGCGATGACGATCGCGTCC
Above is a genomic segment from Gammaproteobacteria bacterium containing:
- a CDS encoding GFA family protein, encoding MTMHQGGCHCGRVAFTVEGPDELEVSECNCSICRMSGHLHYIVPKSRFELLRGREHLTSYRFNTGVAEHLFCRVCGVKSFYVPRSHPEGVSVNARCISPETVKAVRIVRHFDGANWEQHAHELPPLEEGGSHAR
- a CDS encoding TMEM165/GDT1 family protein: MSIKLFLTVFATVFLAELGDKTQLATMLFASREAVSPWLVFLGASAALVVCSALGVAAGSLVAQYVSPKYLSYAAGVGFIAVGIWTVWAAP
- a CDS encoding DMT family protein, translating into MHNVVLTVLLLSVSNVFMTFAWYAHLKELGGRPWFVAAIASWGIAFFEYLLQVPGNRIGYAVLSVGQLKVLQEVITLAVFVPFAFLYLKEPLKLDYLWAALCLVGAVYFVFRAH
- a CDS encoding GGDEF domain-containing protein, with the protein product MNQNPIDHSLEIEQAQLRGFARSISEVEWLLLILVILYLFVTGPELAHAPAVIAILVGFAAFVLVFRYTRVLSRQPRFKIAVEILAMLAFTTGVLGFAGGVDSPLVNLYLLPIITAALALDKRAASLVMVLVCLCYALLATLEAGFDAIDARMAAEAVGVLAPFVLVTFSTTLLAENIHASKARIRALSDRDELTGLYNLRAFMRLADREHTRASRTGRPYSVLLIDMDRLKSINDTFGHEAGNRAVKLVADALQRLTRSSDIVARYGGDEFVVLLADVDRAVAEEVAQRIRNVVFSTTLEVEVKMVRVKVAVGAGTFPEDGNGLQQIISAADRAMYKDKHHREPPKGRLVIKRR
- a CDS encoding S41 family peptidase, whose protein sequence is MATGIVLGLTMSLGGTVLAGREVQHDVGTHAGLSPENLRLLTEVVERVRDEYVNPVDERRIVENAIRGILGELDKHSRYLAPGDYEDVRISTTGNYSGVGIDVNVEEGKVVVIAPLEGSPAARAGILPGDVVVAVDGVPVDPENLEATVGRMRGEAGTSVTLDVARHGAAAPLEFTLTRADIHVNTVRSELLDDGFGYLRLTSFSNTTAKDLESAAIELRRDAGEELKGLVLDLRNNPGGVLEAAIDVSDLFLRQGLIVRGNGRARKATFERYADEGDVLEKVPLVVLVNGGSASASEIVAGALKDHGRARLVGTRTYGKGSVQTVMPLGQGSAIKLTTSLYVTPSGHSINGIGIEPDVTVENDDPKRRYRGPDGTTTMLEDRQLREALRLIGFTGLDIPAQPVTASRAD
- a CDS encoding peptidoglycan DD-metalloendopeptidase family protein is translated as MGGSGRIAAALAAALIALAPGGVAAQEDAESSLRAVREQIAELERRLARESRLRDDASAALESVEREAAAARAELARLDARLSDQKARAATLDESSRTARSRLAAERAALADQLRLAYVNGREEALKLLLSQESPAAFGRMLVYYDYFNRARSRRIRAVLDELETLARLEDEAAAVQADLEATARERAAELETLERARREREAVLAELDETIEAGGGELERLRAEEQRLVKLVTELGELLAAYPAESEAPFPELRGRLAWPVVGKIVADFDTPRGGGLRWNGVLFAAPRGAPVRAVYHGRVAFADWLPGLGLLMIVDHGDGYMSLYAHNDALLKEPGDVVRPGEPIAEVGDTGGRAEPSLYFEIRHAGEPVDPHAWIAD
- a CDS encoding rhodanese-like domain-containing protein, producing MGQLAEHVLNHPFLVGGLLVMFAAVVFVETRIRSQARFHVSAADAVRLMNGGAIVIDVRSPEEFQQGHIVNARNVELARLTSDPGSLKKQKNKVLITVCDNGINSNRAAGVLRKAGFEKVFSLKGGLNGWRAENLPLVK
- the grxC gene encoding glutaredoxin 3 codes for the protein MTPRKERIVVYSSPFCGYCAAAKRLLRGKGVEFTEIDVLAEPGRRTEMIERSGRRTVPQIFIGATHVGGFDDLRKLDSRGELDTLLKSAAETPDEPSHHP
- the secB gene encoding protein-export chaperone SecB; translation: MAEQPAQSTAPKQLLLQKIYVKDLSFESPKAPGVFNTTVTPQTQLNMRSSAREVAPNTQEVTLTLTVEAKDRDATLFLVEVAQAGIFTIQGYNDQERAMIVGSYCPSTLYPYAREAISDVVVKGGFPQLLLQPINFDALYAQALQQRAQQQGVQPPTMQQATIETQTPPSGQQDSKAADGESPAEPKAGETH